The Oncorhynchus gorbuscha isolate QuinsamMale2020 ecotype Even-year linkage group LG04, OgorEven_v1.0, whole genome shotgun sequence genome includes the window aatgatcagatgatcatgtacaggtagatatattggtgtgcaaaagagcagaaaagtaaataaataaaaactgtggggatgaggtaggtgaaaatgggtgggctatttaccaatagactatgtacagctgcagcgatcggttagctgctcagatagctgatgtttgaagttggtgagggagataaaagtctccaacttcagcgatttttgcaattcgttccagtcacaggcagcagagtactggaacgaaaggcggccgaatgaggtgttggctttagggatgatcagtgagatacacctgctggagcgcgtgctgcggatggctgttgccatcgtgaccagtgaactgagataaggcagagctttacctagcatggccttgtagatgacctggagccagtgggtctggcgacgaatgtagcgagggccagccgactagagcatacaagtcagtggtgggtagtataaggtgctttagtgacaaaatggatggcactgtgataaactgcatccagtttgctgagtagagtgttggaagcaattttgtttatgacatcgccgaagtcgaggatcggtaggatagtcagttttactagggtaagtttggcagcgtgagtgaaggaggctttgttgcggaatagaaagccgactcttgatttgattttcgattggagatgtttgatatgagtctggaaggagagtttgcagtctagccagacacctaggtacttatagatgtccacatattcaaggtcggaaccatccagggtggtgatgctattcgggcatgcgggtgcaggcagcgaacggttgaaaagcatgcatttggttttactagcgtttaagagcagttggaggccacagaaggagtgttgtatggcattgaagctcgtttggaggttagatagcacagtgtccaatgacgggccgaaagtatatagaatggtgtcgtctgcgtagaggtggatcagggaatcgcccgcagcaagagcaacatcattgatatatacagagaaaagaatcggcccgagaattgaaccctgtggcaccccatagagactgccagaggaccggacagcatgccctccgatttgacacactgaactctatctgcaaagtaattggtgaaccaggcaaggcagtcatctgaaaaaccgaggctactgagtctgccgataagaatatggtgattgacagagtcgaaagccttggcaaggtcgatgaagacggctgcacagtactgtcttttatcaatggcggttatgatatcgtttagtaccttgagtgtggctgaggtgcacccgtgaccggctcggaaaccagattgcacagcggagaaggtacggtgggattcgagatggtcagtgacctgtttgttgacttggctttcgaagaccttagataggcagggcagaatggatataggtctgtaacagtttgggtccagggtgtctcccctttgaagagggggatgactgcggcaagctttccaatccttggggatctccgacgatatgaaagagaggttgaacaggctggtaataggggttgcgacaatggcggtggatagtttcagaaatagagggtccagattgtcaagcccagctgatttatacgggtccaggttttgcagctctttcagaacatctgctatctggatttgggtaaaggagaacctggagaggcttgggcgaggagctgcggggggcggagctgttggccgaggtaggagtagccaggcggaaggcatggccagccgttgagaaatgcttgttgaagttttcgatgatcatggatttatcggtggtgaccgtgttacctagcctcagtgcagtgggcagctgggaggaggtgctctcgttctccatggacttcacagtgtcccagaactttttggagttggagctacaggatgcaaacttctgcctgaagaagctggccttagctttcctgactgactgcgtgtattggttcctgacttccctgaacagttgcatatcgcaggggggggggtgaaatgaGATAATGTTATGCACCACGTAAATATACATTGCCTAAGGCTGCAGTGCTATACTCCATGGAGACAGTGTACAATGTTCATTTTACATGATGGATATATGCTACTCCATTTCATACAATCAATCAGtacaatttatttataaagccctttttacatcagcagatgtcacacaATGCTTATACTGACACCCAGCTTAAAACCTCAAATAGCATGCAATGCAGAtttagaagcatggtggctaggaaaaactctctagaaaaacaggaacctaggaagaaacctagagaggaaccaggctctgaggggtggctagtctatgaggggctctgaggggtggctggTGGAGAATATAAtcgtacatggccattaaggccagatcgttcttcaagtaCTGTAGTTCAAACGTTCTTcttagatgaccagcagggtcaaataataggtcagcaactcaggagtagatgtcagttggcttttcgtaGCCGaacattcagaggtcgagactgCAGTTGTGGTTGgttggtgtgagtgagtgagtgagtgagtgagtgagtgagtgagtgagtgagtgagtgagtgagtgagtgagtgagtgagtgagtgagtgagtgagtgaggatgAGACTTTTGGTCTTTCAATCTCATTTCATTTAAACcccccttaaaaaaaaaaaataaaaaaaaaaaaaaatatatatatatatatcctgaaCTGCAGACATTTGCCATACTCACCTTTCTATCTACCACATTCTACAAaccaacatcacaatacccactCCTACAACTgtatatccaaaacatcttccccagctatatagacagcccccccaacacaccatatctcctcaaaCATCTCTACACATTATatcattttatagaactcaaactcaaccctgaggcgcgcagagaccatcccattaaacaatagtaaagagtctgttatccccccacctttgaccctgttcctccttgtttgccaaatagctaactttgcctgagcaaacagaaagttcaacaaaacacatttgaCTTTCGCCTGACACAAATATCTGTATCCCATTATAAACATCTCAACAGTAAAcaccacccccaacctctcacacaaacattccaacagagacattaaaGGCATTAACCTGGTgtacacagaaaacacatgaatcaCAGTTTCTTTCATTTTACAGAAAAGACACCCCTGCCCGAATCCCAGGTTCAAcccgtgccaaccagctgttagtggccagggctccatgaagaaccctccactggaggtcccctggcctctttggtactgggggtttATAGAGCCCCCTCCacctaaaacccaccatactctccgccccacatatcccctgccactgatgtgccttcactcctgttaggctcCTAATGTTCCTAACCTTAActcagaggttgtagagggctttacctccagcatcctcaaactcccccaggctcggagtgttgaaatctaacaagtcctccagacccccttgccagtctccagtctctgctGTCACCTGCAGTGGCGGAAACATTGGTGGCCCCTCTCCCTTTGGCCGCTCAAACATCCCCCTTACCGGCCcagacagtgcctcctggacctcctccaggaatctctccagcagccAAAGAGACGTTATTCCTGTTTGTTGTGCCAAGACTTCTggggttttccacccctcctctcccagcagtctcaggtcacccagcctttgtaaaccccctgccatcagttgcctctgcagggtggccgactgaaccgatctcaaagggaTTGCTGGGTTGTGGAAGATAGGCTCCTCCCATTATTTCCTAATGTAGGCCTACTTTTAAGGAAGGCACTATAAGGAATAGATCAATCAAATGGCTCACTAAACAGGGTACCGAAATAAATCCACAAGAGGTCGACACGAAATTAGACTAGGTTTATTTCTGTTTGGGCCTAGCTGTATCGAAAACGGTTGATGGGGAAATGGTGTAATCTGATCTGATCAATATATTTCCACCCCAATATTAATGAAGGTCTAACATTCCATGACGTGGTATGTAGTTCTTAATTCGTCAGTGGCTGCAATATTGTCCTCAGTAAACTCAACATGAGTGAAAACAACACAGACAAGGACAAGTTTTTCGAGATATAAAAAAATACTGTATGCTATTATGGATGAAGAAAAGGTAGGTTAAATGACAAAATATTTGGGAATGTAACTAAGGAAAATGTCATTTAACAGTTACAGAACAGCTGCAGTATCAGAGGCGCAGAGCCTTAATTAACGGGCTACACAAAATGGCTGACAATAGCCAGGTAAGGTTAATTTTAGCCTACGTTTATTACAGTTGTCCTAATTCCATCTTGTTCTAATGGCAAGTCTGCCTTAAGTGCAGAAACTATGGTTGATATTCGAAAATAAGTATGATTGGAAGTTTAGGCAAGTAATTCCAATTGGGGAATTGTTGTGGGATGTTAGCATACCATATTGCGCGTGTAGCATTCGTGCCATGGAGGATTGTGCAGACCGGCAGGTTGCTACAGTATCCCAGTATCATGTATGTTATAGGGATCAGATCTGGCTGACTTTTTCACCTGAACTGCTCATTGGCTGTCCATAATGAGCCCAGCGAGCAGGATGTGTAGCTGGGCTCTGCAATAATTAGTTCCCAGAGCAATTACAAATAACTATTCTTGTTTTCAAAAGCGTCATTACAACTAGCAACATAACAGACAGTCACCTCTAAGCAGGACTATGTGTTGGATTTGTCCATGTCTCGCTAAATTAACCTTGCTACCAGAACAGCTGTGGAGAACTTATACTACAGTTTTAAGGGATCTCTCTGAAGGTTTTAGATTATACAATGGTGCTTCGTCCTCTGGATGAAGAACCATACATCTCGGCTTGGCTTCATTGCATTATTATTTGGGGAACGTTGACATGCCATTTGTGTTGACGGATGGATGAAAATAATGTAATTATAGTATCGTTATACATAGGTTATCAGAAAAATCCGCATGAGATACCCATAGAACTGAGCCCTGCTCCATTTCAGCACCATGCCGTGGTCTCAGGTGCTGCCCAGACTCGAAACATTTCAGCACCATGGCACGGTCCCCTGACGCCAAGAACGTCATTGATTTTAAATTATTCTAGGCACAAGTGGTTATAATTTATTGCATGTCCTAGTTTTGCAGCTTTGCAACCTCAGAATTATAGCTAATGGATGGCAGCGAGTTACGTTTTTGTGCATGGCGATGAATGAGGATGCTTGATAAACCATAAATTAAATGCAAAAACGTGCACTTACAAATATTTTCGTTTGGCAGAACTTTGACAAGCTATAATCTGTTTTCAAATGACATTGACAGTTCATATAGACATTAGACTTATTTAATTGATAAACATCATGTGTGTATGAAAACATCTTTGAAGAAAAAACTGGCTTCAGCCAAACGGAatcgagtattcaacaatgctttGGCATAATTCAAAGGACTTTAggcagaacatttacatttacatttcagtcatttgcAAGCTCAGAATCAGAGCGATCTTGGACAAGATTGGGAGTCCCTGGtcttgacatccagtggaacaacaaCTTTACAACccagtgcatctaaatattttagcgATGGGGAGAGAAGATTCCCTTTATCCGGGCGAGGAGGTAAGCCACtagaagaggtggggtttcaggtgtctcagaGATGATGGTGAGACCTAGATCTGATTGTTCCGCTGTCCTGGCAGTCGTGAGGCAGTTTGTTCCAGCCAAACTTGAGCCAACACGTCAACAAGTCAGTTGGAAGACTGAGCTGTAATCGGGCActttacttcctcagtggtagggaggcgagcaggccagaggtggatgaagcagacccttatttgggtgtagggcctgatcatgagcctggaggtactgaggtgcgttcccctcacagctccgtgaaGGAGAACATGCAAGCACCACTGGTCAGAGCGGATAAAACGACATCAAACCAGGAAACACAACAAGCATGAGCACCAGGCCCATTAAAAACACATTGGGAATACATCACAGATATCACGGGATAGACATCGTGTTCAAGGACAAGTATGTTGGTTTAATGGGCAGTCTAAGGAAGCCCAGCAGGATCAGCTGTGCAGAACAGAGTTGAGGAGATGACAGTGTTTCCATGGATTGGCCCTGCGGAGCTTCACTGCATCCAGCCTCAGCCTGGGATCTGTAGGCATGACCAGACCTACCAGGACACGTGTTTCACATCGACGCGAGGATAGGTCTGGAGGtggagaacgacagtttgttgtccaggatcctgCCAGGTTCTTAGaacctgggaggaggacacaatggagttgtcaaccggaGGAGATCATGGAAcagggcagtccttccccgggaggaagagcagctccgtcttgccgagttcagcttgaggtggtgatccgtcatccacactgatatgtctgccagacatgcagagatggattcgccacctggtcatcagaagggggaaaggagaagattaattgtgtgtcgtctgcatagcaatgataggagagaccatgtgaggttaggTGACaggccaagtgacttggtgtatagcgagaaagGTTCTGGGAGGGCCCTCTCCTGGTCTGGATGCAGAGACACCTGGGGAACTCACCAGTGGTGAGGCTATGTTTGAGAAAAAGCAGATTCTCCCACCTggaggagcgacctgtcaggtaggcaCCATGGTCTGAGACTGGGCTGGTCAGAGATGCGTTGGAACTCGGACTtgatggtggagaggaggatctgatggttcacagtatcgaaggcagccgataggtctagaaggatgagagcagaggagagagagtttggAGCCCTTTTAGAGGTGCGGTCATTGGCTGTTATGCTGATAAGaggaagagcagtctcagttgaatgacctTATatgtcttgaaacctgactgatttggatcaagaaggtcattctgaagAGATAGCGGACAAAGGCTCAGTGTCCCTGAGAGCCAACctggacggcacgttcaagagttttggagagaaaagaaagaagggatactggtctgtccTGTTGACCTGCTGGacagtgtaggttttttcagaaggggtgcaactcccTCCTTGAACCGGAAACTGCAGTGtgagggataagttgatgagtaTGCCAGGTGAGGTAAGACCCACTGGGAAGGTCTCACATGgcaatggtctggagaagagaggaggggctggGTCACGGGCAGGTTGCATGAAGGGGCAGGGTCGTCACAAGAGCAGGCTGCAGCAGGCCTTTCAGTGTCTGGAGCTGATCAAGGGGCGGAAAGAGGTCAGAACACATCCTGGACCAGCCCacgtgtgagcagaaccagcggtgttggtTTGACTTAGCAGGCGGAGGATCGGTGTGGTGATCTTCTTCTCAAAAGGAGTGGAAGAGTCGTCTgcaggagcagggaggagggggagggggacaggattcaggagggaggagaatgtggcaaagagcttcctagggttagaggagggtacaaaaagatgcttggaatttagagtggtagaaagtggctttagcagcagagacagaggaggaaaatgtagagaggagggccCCCAAAAAGGATGCCAGTCCGAGGCGAGTTAACCCTCCATTTAGCCTCGGACTTCCAGCCCTGTTCTTGATCACCTTAACAAGACCAGATTTGGAAGGATGGAGCAAGACTATAACCCCGGCCTAAAGATAGGGGACATCAAGAGCCGGATGGAAAGGGACCATCCAGTGAGGGTGGTGAGGAGAATTGGGAGATAGGTTGGAccaaggtttgagcagagggtcATCAGAGATGACACCATGGAAGCTCAGACATGATGAACCGTTCAAGGAGCGAAGGTTGGTACCGCAGCCATGACTTTAATCATGAAGCATGCAGGGCAGTACAATAGACAGGAACAAACAGCTAGAATGCTACAGACAGGAAGCATGCTACAGACAGTGTAATCGGAGTTACTTGGAGGACTGCattgaggttagtggaagaacagcatctagtaaagttACCGTTACCAGGGTTACTGTTAAACATCTAAAAGAGAGGACGTTCATATTCACTTCAGTTGTCTGCCGATGGTTCACTGACGTTTTTTCAAAGGAGCTATTAGTATTTCCTCTAAACAGCCTACAACAATAAGCTACACATCATGTCAGATGACAGCAAGGTATGGTTCATTTAGCCTATTTTGAGTTTAGAGGAGAAATTACTAACAATATAGTAGGTCACTACCAAAGCAATAGGTCTCACTGGTTTGATCCATGGACTGAAATCTGACCACTATTGCCGTTTTGTTTACAATAGGAGCGAATAAGTTGTTTCACAAAGTCACAACCTAGGACTGATATTGACCTCTCATTTATCCACCAGAGCGTGAAATGGGAGGATCCCCCGGATGACCAAAATAAGGTTGTGATGAATATGAAGGATGAAACAGAGACACATGAGGCCaacaagaacaggacaggaggcAAGGTAAGAAATATGCTGTCCTTTACACATGTTCTGCCTACTTAGGCACAGATCTATGATTAGTTTAGTATCACTAAATCCTAGCCTTAAAGCATTAGGAGGAGACACTACACTGACCTTAGATCTGCTATGAGACCTATAATCTGTTGTCATGTAGGCTAAACGTAAGTCCAGTGGCCGTGCCAAGAAGACTTCCGTGGAGGAGGACAGCAGCATTGGTGCAGGTCCGAGATTACTTCATGTTGGGTGCAGGTTGTGTTCAAATTCATCAGCACTGATCTGAGAAGATAGTATCTATATAGGTGAAAGCAATATAGTGGAGGCCCGCAGAGAGATGTGCTTTTACCTGTCCAGTGCAATCAAATCACTAAAGGTGAAGGAAATTAGGGATCAAGTTCAGATTCAACTTTAGATTTCTCTTTGCGGTTTCCCAGAGTCTTCTCAGACACCCGGGTGTGGTTTCCGGGAAAGGGGATCTATCATTGAGCAGCTGGAGAAGGAGGCTCAGAGGACTCTAATGCCTTCTCTCAAGATTGAGACATGCTGtgccccaatcctcctctccttcctgaggAGTCTAACTGATGAGCAAGTCCCATGTCTTTTTCCAACCTCACATACAACAACTCTGAATTTATAGTCTAACCACAAATGGGATTTTAGACACTACACCTAACATCACTGTAACCACACCCATAACTCTTCCTGTAAATCAAGAACAAAATGTCTCATGTACTTGCTAATAGCTTAATTAAATACACTTTTATTTTCCCTGACATGGCTATCTAGTGACTCCACTAACTCAACATCAGTGTGCAGGTAAAATATGTttcctttcttttcttttctctagCCAATGGAGAGTGATTCAGCATGGCATGAAAAATAACGTAAGTCTCTCCACAtaaggttctggtcaaaagttgtgcgctatatagggaatggtgTCATGGAATTGCTTGATTGACAAAAACATTTCTCTGTTTGTTGGCCATAGCTCACATTCGAGCAGCTCTCCATGCTGTGTCTGAAGATTGTTAAAGTCGTGACCCAGACAGCCCTCCGCATTCTCCTACCAGCGCTAGCTCGTATCATGGGGGTGAACCTGAGGAGTGGGGCAACCTCCCCAGAATCCCAGTGCTCTCTGACAGGGTCTGAGGATTCCTTCggcagtctggatgagagagagaaaaggctgcTGATCAGTGAGATGAACTACTGGactaaggagaggaggaggaatggcaGTGCAGGGTGCCGCCAAAAATCCACTCGCAGAACCTCATCACCATGCTGTTCGCCTAAGAGGTATGTTCACAGCAATATTTCAACTTAGTAATTGCAAGACCTGACCCATACTTATCATAAATTATTAACTTGGAATTCACACCTTGTAGTTTTAAATTCTGGTCAGAAATGTTGCACTGAGGGGGTGGGTCCAGGTGAAAGTCATTTTTTAACTGGGTAAGCCATAAAGTCATCTATGAATAAATAGATCAGGTACATGCCTTTCAGAATTAATCATATTCTGATGTTGTACAAACATAAAAATCAGGCAAAAAATCGTGTCAGTTGGCTTTAGGCTTCTAGAACTACGGTGGTATGAGACCATCATTGCTCTAATTTGGTTATCAGGCTCACTAATGGCCCAGATTAGATACCAGTTGGTCACATTTGCATGGCATAAGTGGTGATTGTGTGTTTATCTTCAAGGTCCCAGACCTCATTGCAGAGCTTGCCTGCAACTAGAGAGGCTCCCCTCATGGAGGAGCCTCTGAAGGCTCTTTTTTTGGGGTAACGGAAGAGAGCCTCCTGATATCCCTGGTTGAGGGTCACTCCAACCCCAGCTCCTCCGAGTTGAGCTGTGCTATCGTGGGGGAGGTGGTACACCAGCTTAACTCTGGCCTCTCAGTGGCCATTCAGGCCAGCTCGGGGAGTTTCCCCCCCTATGGACAGTCAGGACATAGCAGCAGGCAAGGAGGTCATTCGGGTAGCCTCGGTGCAGATCCTGGCCGAGCTACAGAGCCAAACGTCTGAGCCAGAGTGGGTAGGGTTTATCGAGCCCCTCATGGACTCTGTGACCGATGATGTGCTGGATGCCATTGTCGGCACAATGGACAAAATGGCACAGGACTTCAACATCCTATTGGATCTGGCCAAGAAGATGACAATCTTGGGGTCAAAATGTCTGACCAATCTTCAATGTGACCTTGATGTTGAGTGTCCATCTGGGAAAGAAGGGACCACTCACTTTCTCAAAGAGACTGGATCCTCTACCAGTGTGGTGGCCAGAAAGATTCAGACCCTCTCTAGCCCCAACTTTCAGTCTAAAGCCCTGAAGGCGGTGAGCACCATCCTTACTAGGAAAGTCAGCAGCTCTTCTGGCATGGCTCCTTCCTCTAGGCCTTCTAGTGCTGCTCCTAGCCTTACTGAAGCTTCCCTGAATACCAGCTGCACAGCCCTGACATCTGTAACCTCCACTGCCACAGTGATTGTTAAGGCATTTGTGGGAGGCATGGAGACGATAGCATCATTTGAAGGCACATGTGAAGCAGTTGATTGGCCAGTTCCTGTAAATGACCACAAAACAGGATCTTCACAGATGATAACCTTCTCTCTAGCCCGCACACTCTACGGCCGTATACGAGCAAAGCTGAGGGACCTTTTAACTCTATCCGCTCGAGAAGAAGGTGTAGCTAAGGATGCTTCTCTTCAGGAGTCTTCAGACACTATGGAAAAGGCAACTGTTTCAACTGTTGAGGTCCAGTTACCCAGCACCAAACTTAGTAGAGTTCCCAGTGAGAGCCAACCaataccagctctctgtctctccaatcTGGATACCAGTACTCAAGAAGTTCTTAGCAGTG containing:
- the LOC124033015 gene encoding uncharacterized protein LOC124033015 translates to MADNHQSVKWEDPPDDQNKVVMNMKDETETHEANKNRTGGKAKRKSSGRAKKTSVEEDSSIGAESSQTPGCGFRERGSIIEQLEKEAQRTLMPSLKIETCCAPILLSFLRSLTDDQWRVIQHGMKNNLTFEQLSMLCLKIVKVVTQTALRILLPALARIMGVNLRSGATSPESQCSLTGSEDSFGSLDEREKRLLISEMNYWTKERRRNGSAGCRQKSTRRTSSPCCSPKRSQTSLQSLPATREAPLMEEPLKALFLGPARGVSPPMDSQDIAAGKEVIRVASVQILAELQSQTSEPEWVGFIEPLMDSVTDDVLDAIVGTMDKMAQDFNILLDLAKKMTILGSKCLTNLQCDLDVECPSGKEGTTHFLKETGSSTSVVARKIQTLSSPNFQSKALKAPAHSTAVYEQS